From a single Lolium rigidum isolate FL_2022 chromosome 7, APGP_CSIRO_Lrig_0.1, whole genome shotgun sequence genomic region:
- the LOC124672155 gene encoding protein TIFY 10b-like: protein MAASARQGERATSFAMACNLLSQFVRKNGAAAVDLGLGINKVEAEAKTTLPGAEEAGRKETMELFPQSAGLGAVQDAAAPDATREQEKQQLTIFYGGKVLVFNDFPADKAKGLMQLASKGNPVVQNGSAPAAVADTTKVQAAVPVLESSLPAAQADAPKPARANTSDMPIARKASLHRFLEKRKDRLHAKAPYQASPSDASPVKKEPENQAWLGLGPNAALKPNHGL from the exons ATGGCGGCTTCCGCGAGGCAGGGGGAGAGGGCGACCAGCTTCGCCATGGCCTGCAACCTGCTCAGCCAGTTCGTCCGCAAgaacggcgccgccgccgtcgacctcgGCCTCGGAATCAACAAAG TTGAGGCCGAGGCGAAGACCACTCTGCCCGGAGCGGAGGAGGCGGGGAGGAAGGAGACCATGGAGCTGTTCCCGCAGAGCGCCGGCCTGGGTGCCGTGCAGGACGCGGCTGCCCCTGATGCTACCAG GGAGCAAGAGAAGCAGCAGCTGACCATCTTCTACGGCGGGAAGGTGCTCGTGTTCAACGACTTCCCCGCAGACAAGGCGAAGGGCCTCATGCAGCTGGCTAGCAAGGGCAACCCTGTCGTTCAGAACGGCTCTGCGCCTGCAGCTGTTGCCGACACCACCAAGGTCCAGGCAGCCGTGCCGGTCCTAGAGAGCAGTTTGCCTGCTGCTCAGGCTGATGCTCCGAAGCCTGCTCGCGCTAACACTTCTG ATATGCCAATTGCTAGGAAGGCGTCACTTCACCGATTCCTTGAGAAGAGAAAGGATCG TCTGCATGCAAAGGCCCCATATCAAGCTTCTCCTTCAGATGCATCACCGGTCAAGAAGGAGCCTGAGAACCAGGCTTGGCTTGGACTAGGGCCTAACGCTGCCCTGAAGCCAAACCACGGCCTCTAA